Genomic segment of Gasterosteus aculeatus chromosome 4, fGasAcu3.hap1.1, whole genome shotgun sequence:
GATCAGCTCAGATGATGTTGCGGAGGAGAGTAACAGCCAGAGCGATGAGGGTCAGCGAGGAGGACCAGACGGATGCAGAAGATGCCGCCTCCACAAAgggctctgtgtgtttgagcatcCAGTCCTTCTCCTCTTTTAGTCCCTGCGAGTCCAGTTCAGGAGCCACCAGCCGCCGTATTGTCTCATAGTATTTATTAAGCCACCGGAGCTGGAGTGAGAAAAGAGCACGGAAGCAAAGGAAGCAGGTGTCAAGTAAAGAAGCAATCAGTTACTAAGAATAAGTTACACTGTAACATTCTGGTAAAGAAATGGTGTTTTCCGCAGGGAAGTTCTGTCACTTACATCagtgaaaacataaaataaaactataaaaCTTGTTGCTATGTCAACAGTCCAAGAGATATGCTCACATTGCTGTCGTTGTTTATGGGCAAAAGTACTGGCAATAAAACAAATGCGCAGTCTTACGATGAAATACAAGCGAACACAGCAGTTGACTTCACACGtggttttgttttcataaaGAATGTTTGCGAAGGTGTTTTTAGAGGAAACCGTCACTCGCAAAGCAAGAAAACGAAAGCCCGGGTCGATGTAACATTTTCTACGGGAATGTGATCACATCTTAGTTTTAAAGCTTGTTACAGGGAATTTAACAAATTAGTTGAATGGGTTGTGTGTGATATTCCAGTAAAATCGCCAATTGTTCACTTTGCAGTCGCATGTGATAACGTACCTGCTCTGAGCTGAGGAGAGTGGTGTCAATCAGCTTTCTGTCATACGGGACCAGCGACACAGTGTCAAAGGTCACATAGTTATGTCCATACTGAGGGGAAGAAAATACCATTCATGAGGAAGTTATACTGAAATGACATCATTCGCTATAAGCAGGAGATTCCAGAAGCGACGCTCTGTTTTGTAGCTACCTTTGTATTTACAGGCACGATCACGGCAACATCTTCGATCCGGATCCCAAAGTCATTCTCCTTATAGTATCCGGGTTCTTACGTACAGAAAATCCTTATCCGTTATTCTGGgtttgaatgtttgtgtgtgttggaagtagatttattttgacaaagaGTGAAATCTCACCAATAGACGTGAACATGCCGGATCTGAAGGGAATGTTATTGCTCTGAAATCCAACCGGCCCTGGAAAGATGTACAACAAAATACAGATTACACCACAGGAGACTAAGTTAAAACTAATCTTCAATCATTCTTCCTTTCGCCTTATTTTCTATTTCCTTTTGAAGAGAAAAGTCTCTAGTTTTATTTGGACATTCAAGTTTGTCACTTTGATGGAcatttttcactattttctgacatttgatGCATTATGATAACCATGAttcttttacacattttccATTTTAACTCTTTAGTAGGATGGATTTATCCGTTTAATTGATTTTTATCTATTGATGATGTCACCACATTGAACATGTTTATCATTATCCTTTTTTCACACTGGAACTTTGACAACGTGTGGAAATAATAAGAGAACATACACTCATGAACTCCAAAGTAGTTTCCAACGCCGTGCCCTGTGCCGTGGCCGTAGTTCAGGCCCACCTCCCACAATGCCCGGCGGCCCAGCATCTCCATGTTTACGCCTGTTGTTAAACACACGGAGGGCTCAGATCAAACGTCCTGATGCAGGTGTATTTCTGCAGCTGGTCCACTCAAAATGCGATGAAAAGTGAAGAAACAGGGCTCCCTTGTGGTGAAACTCATTTCAAACACGTATGAATGTCTTTCGTTCCCACCTCGTGTCCCTGAGGGAAAGACGGTTCGAGATATCTCAATGTTCCCCATGAGGACTCGGGTGAAGGCCTCCTGTGAAGCCAGACGGTGGGTTAATGACAGGGAAAAGAACACTACAGTAAAGATGTTTAAAGATAAAATGTCTGATAAAACCACAAGGAGCTTTGCCTTTTGCATTGCTGTGGGGGCCCCCCAGTGAACGGTCCGAGTGATGTCAGTGGTCCCGTCTCTGTTGGTATTGAGAGACACGATGACTCATTTCAGATGCGAGTGATGTGAAACTAGAGAGTCTGCCAGCAGAgtacgtttttttgttttgtttttacttacAGATACTGGCCCCCGGAGTCAACCAGGTACATCTCATCAACTGTCAACCTCCGTATGGTTTCTTCTGTAGGGCTgaaacccccccacacagaaAAACGTCGTTTTACATAAGGGACAGAGACCGTATGCCAAAGgttttgggttagggttagttgcTTTATTGCTCAAGGACTTTAGACCTAAAGCTGACGAAAGGCTGACAGCCATCACTACCTGTTAATGGTTGTTATTTTATGTTCTGTGCATAATTAGTGGAAGCAGCACCATAATGAAACCGTAATGCTACAGAATCCAACCAGCAGGCTAAAAGCAGAATAACTCACTTACTAGTTACACTTTTGATGCTTTAAGTATCATTTGCTAATATTACTTTCACTTAAGTAACATTTCAAATTCAGGACTTTAATTGAGTATTTTTGGTAAACGGTACTCTACTTTCCCTTAAAAAAGGATCTTTTTACTCTACTTTAATCCAAGGCTACACTAATGCCCCTCTCAATACGTTTGGGCTTCTTTTAAGCAGTTCATGGCTTATTgtacactttaaaaaaagtttcatcAACGCCAGAACGAAGCCTGTTCCAAAACCACTTGTTGGACAACAATAAGAAAATGTACCTGTAATGTGCGAGTGCGGCATTTGGTCCACTTGCAGAGATGGTCTCAAAGCTCGGGCCTCTGCTGTCCTTCTGTTTGCTGTGATGAGGTTTGTATTAACCATGAAGTGGGATCATTTGGAACCATTTTGATGATAAAATATGTCTGACTGAGTTTAGCATGCGTGTCCAAGCCTCAGCTCTCCTCCGTCCCGTGCGCACGGACTCACCCGCGACACTTGTTGACGTATTGTGCAGCAGTCAGCTCCGTCTCTTTCCCCTCCGGCACGGCCTTCTCCAACCACATCAGCAGTTGGATGACCGCCACTGCGTCCCTCACCTGCACAGAAACCCAGCGGCACAATGACCGGGAGAGCTTTGGCTCTCCGGGTGTCTCTGGACAGGATGAGTGCAATGAATGCATCGGGGAGTGTGTGTCACTCAAGCGATCCGCGAAAATGAGACATAATTGTCCCACCGGTCGGTCGTGTGTAACccgagtgtgtctctgtgcagagGACATACATGAGCATCCCTCAGGATCCGCTGCTCAGTCTCATCTTTCACTGCTTTCGTGGTCAACACAGGCGAGTAGGAGCTGGTCATTAGTTTCTCCTGaacgatgcaaaaaaaaataatcgtAATGAGTACATGTTTATTCTTTGATATTATTTAATTTAGCTTGGAGAGGTCTTATCCTGTCAGGAGGGTGGGCGTTAactatttctttctttgctttacTTTCAAACATTACACGGATTGATGCTGTTATGAGGAAATACGAAGTTATTACAAAAGTATCAGCATCaatcacaaaatgtatttagttGTTACAACATAACTATAGATGAAACATCTTCGTTGCGATCGAAAGGGACGGAAACCATTTAAATTCAGAGCTGGACTCTTAAGCAGAAGATTATCTTATTATTATAAGATAATTTCACTTTAAAGATGTcgagtgtgtgtttaaaatattcattagtGCAGCTTTAAAAGCCTCAGAAACATCCCGCCAGTGACTCGCTAAAGATGCAACAGTATCAACATAAACACCAAAAAGAAGTAAGCATGATGAAATAGAGTATCTGATTACCTCTGGTGTGATGATCTCATAAAGCGCGTAGTTGGTGTACTCTGTGCCGATCCACACTTTCACCCCCGGCTCGGCCACGTAGGCCTTCAGGTCGTCCCGGACAGCGTCGTAGCTCCTCAGCTGCACGCAGAGTGACCCCACGCAGGAGGCGTTCAGGTAGACCCTCAATTCCTCCGTCACTCTGTCCGTGTGAAGAAAGAGCCTGTGGCCGTGTGGATGTGCATTAGAAGGTTCatgaaagaacattttgcaATGTCCTCAGGTACCCCAGCATTATGTAATGACACAGAACATGAGACATCTGACATGCATCTCAAAAGGAATCCCACGTGTTCCCACGTGTGGTCCCCGCGGAGACGGACTCACCAGATCGCATCCTTTGTGAGCAGCGTGTAGGAATAGAAGAAGGGATTATACGGGATGTCGTTGCCGCGGAGATTGAACAGCCCTGCAGATAAAAAGACAGTCAGCAGCGGCTCAGTCCACCCCGATTGGAGACATGCTGTTAAAAACCCAATGATTGTGTCCAATGGATGTGACCGTGCCGGCGTTCCTTTCATTGAAAACAGAGCTGCCAATCCTGAAATCGGAAAGTCAGGAAGGTCGGAAAGCCGGCAGTGGTTTTGTGTGGGTTGTAAGAAAGGTGCTTCTGGTGCTCACTGTTCTTTTGCAAAGTGTTGAAGTGGTCATGATCCACAATGCAAAATGTAAATCTAATCTTTAATAATAGGATTACTGACAATAGTAAAGGATTATAAATCAAGAAAGTAATGTTTATTTCTGACCTCCTACCTCGAGGACAAGGGAATAGCTAATTAAAAAAGTTTGTGTTGAAGTTACATTTCTTGCCagtctgattttttttattctaatccCTTAACTCCTCAGGCTACAGTTCAATCCTTCAAGTTGTTTTAATGCTTCAAATAGATGCTTTTATGAACTGCAATACGttcacatttttctttcagtGACTTCAGCTGTGGTTCTCTGAACATGTTTCTTAAACAGCAACATGATTCCCAGTGCGCTGCGTGGACACAGTTACTTACAGGCTGTTTCATCCAGAGCCGACAGCAGAAGAGCTGTCGGCTCGTATGGATTGTCTCTCATCTGATTCCTTACGTGCTCCACTTTCATCTGCCAGGGCCGTTCTGCAAACACATACACAGTTTGCTTTAAATGCATTTACTTGATAATCTATATTTGATGCTCCTACGTGTTCGACATTGAGTTACATTATGCATGTCCGACATTATTCTCATCAAACGTGTGCTAAAGGTTTCTTTGACCAATAGTGGATATTGCAACAAGCGCAGGGCATAACAATGACATTTCATCCGCTCTAAATTCAAAACGATGAGCTTAAATATGCCCACTTATCCTTAGAGGGTAACTTCAGAGAGCCATATACATTTATTATACAATATCTGAAACATTGTTCTGATAAAAAAGGTATTGCCTTCTAATGTGTTGTTTCCTCCGATGTGCAGACACATGTCCTTCATGCTCCAGTAACTTTTCTCTGACATGTGTGTCATGCTCTTAGCAACTCCATGGCCAAATATAAGGCCAAGATTTCATAACCATGAGAAAGCATTTATAaaagacataaacacacacagagaacatGATGTTTACGATGCTCTCCATTTGTTCCACTTGATCGATTCTTCTACGCCATAAAGACTAAAAGGCCAATTAGCGTCCACACAATTTCCTTTTCCAGATCATTTTCCGTTCTCTTAAAGTTGGCGTTCGATCTTTCAGCCAGCCATAAAAACATGAACTGGCTGTTGataggtgtgtttgtggagccGCTTATTGCTTTCTGTCCAGTTTACAGGTATTTATCAGCACGGAGATAAAAGGCAGACGGGCAGACTGCCCGTGTGTGCACAGAGCAGAACCCACGTATGACTCTGTCGGGCAGGCGGGTGAGGTTGTAAAGAAGGACGGGCGGTCTTTGCTTCCACACTTGGTCGACCAGGTTAACGGGGACGGACTTGAGGGTACGATTGCTGGAGTCCAGATTGAGCCTGTAGTCCTCCTGCGTTTCTAGTGGAGGAAATTGCAGCTGATTACACACAATGAGCCCAATCAATCGCAGGTAAACAGCCTCTGCGGCGTCTGCTGGGTCCATTATTGCCGCTCCATTCACTCGGGGCGAGCACTTTATTTGGCGATGACCTGGACTGACAGGAGGGATGGAGAGTGGAGGACTTactgagggagaagaggaagggatCAAAGCCGACCTCGCCGCCGGGCGGGACCTCAGAGATCAGCCACTGTGCTACGCTGCTGATGGACACTGGGCGACATCACACGGGACAGAATCAACTTATCATCCTGTCCATTTCATTATGTGTCAGATAGCGTAAATGATATACTaatacaaaaacattcaaactaaTCTGACTAAACtcagtttaaagtttaaaggtgCAATAAGAaccttgtttttctgtctgtttaaaGGGCAGAAATTATGTAATTTACATGCATTTAAAGGCCACTGTCTGGTCCATATTCTGAAAGAGTGTTTCAAGATTTAAATTGAAATTCAAACTTATATTGTTCCATCATGGATTTAAGTCTTAGCAAAATATTATCActtctcaatttcttctccCGGATATTTGTGTGAAATAAGTACCATGTGCATTCTTAAATTATGGCTAAAAACAACACATAACCGTTTTACCGTGGAAAACCTACAAAAACAACTGTTTGTCCACAGCGTGGTGACGCTGTCAAATCACCATCATACATCAGTGttaaaagtatttttgcaaGAGAAATCTCACGCTgactttgtgtttgttggtgaGCTATTGCATGTAAATCCTGTTGTAAACGGTGCAACATTCTTCTTGGTATTTTTATTCTGATGCTTTTAGTATCCATGTGTCCTGCGTTGTCACAACAAGTTAATCACAATACGACCATCCCTTTCCGCCCACCATCTTTTTCCAGCTCCCAGTGGCAATCCATCTGCCTCTCTGCTTGAACCCAGTAGCGGCTGTCCGTCCACAGAGCGGCCTTGGTCTGAGTAACTACGGCGGTGCCTGGGGAGAGACGGGACAGCAGCTGCGTTACGCGGAGGGCAGCATTAAAAGTAGATTAGCCACGACTGTAAATGTCAGAGTTGACTTGGAACAACGGGTGATCGGCCAGCCAATCCAGGAACATGTCAGCGTGTGGTTGGAGGGAAACAGGAAGGTTAAGGAGAAGGACT
This window contains:
- the xpnpep2 gene encoding xaa-Pro aminopeptidase 2, with the protein product MPSWAWLLVALSLAALTANSTGAVAYKQSERNCSLSPPYLPTTALNTTLRLQDLRKEMLLRNVAAYIIPATDAHLSEYIAPRDARMAFMTGFTGSAGTAVVTQTKAALWTDSRYWVQAERQMDCHWELEKDVSISSVAQWLISEVPPGGEVGFDPFLFSLKTQEDYRLNLDSSNRTLKSVPVNLVDQVWKQRPPVLLYNLTRLPDRVIQRPWQMKVEHVRNQMRDNPYEPTALLLSALDETAWLFNLRGNDIPYNPFFYSYTLLTKDAIWLFLHTDRVTEELRVYLNASCVGSLCVQLRSYDAVRDDLKAYVAEPGVKVWIGTEYTNYALYEIITPEEKLMTSSYSPVLTTKAVKDETEQRILRDAHVRDAVAVIQLLMWLEKAVPEGKETELTAAQYVNKCRGKQKDSRGPSFETISASGPNAALAHYSPTEETIRRLTVDEMYLVDSGGQYLDGTTDITRTVHWGAPTAMQKAKLLVVLSDILSLNIFTVVFFSLSLTHRLASQEAFTRVLMGNIEISRTVFPSGTRGVNMEMLGRRALWEVGLNYGHGTGHGVGNYFGVHEWPVGFQSNNIPFRSGMFTSIEPGYYKENDFGIRIEDVAVIVPVNTKYGHNYVTFDTVSLVPYDRKLIDTTLLSSEQLRWLNKYYETIRRLVAPELDSQGLKEEKDWMLKHTEPFVEAASSASVWSSSLTLIALAVTLLRNII